In Strigops habroptila isolate Jane chromosome 7, bStrHab1.2.pri, whole genome shotgun sequence, the following are encoded in one genomic region:
- the PDGFRL gene encoding platelet-derived growth factor receptor-like protein isoform X1, translated as MRLWVLLSLLLLQEMLPHVIGQPVKSKHPKEPGENKIKPVNKKVKPKTSKAKERESADSSLKSQSILTQVMDKGHFQKLAPTLSLSAGQSIELRCKGSNVTWNYPSYLDTFKDSRLSIKQLDRYGQLILANSTAADTGEYSCWLQLCNGNKCRKDETKTGSTYIFFTDKEELFVPTPSYFEIVYLNPDKPAVIPCRVTTPSAKVTLHREFPAEEIETDGTNIVYDVKKGFVYQHPTSDHKGIVYCKAESQGAPQISIKYHLLYVEVPKGPPSTTISASSNRADVSDSIHVICTVLGEPDVDVNFRWQFPGQESERPVIIQNFWRLINRGIGHTTRISKSILLVEGFEARDAGNYICIAQNLQGETTVATKVELN; from the exons ATGCGGCTCTGGGTGctcctcagcctgctgctgctgcaggaaatgcTGCCGCACG TTATTGGACAGCCTGTGAAGAGTAAGCATCCAAAAGAAcctggggaaaacaaaattaagcctgttaacaaaaaagtaaaacccaaaacttctaaagcaaaggagagagaatCTGCTGACTCCTCTTTGAAGTCCCAGTCCATATTGACACAGGTGATGGATAAAGGTCACTTCCAGAAACTAGCTCCCACTTTAAGCCTGTCTGCAGGACAAAGCATAGAACTGCGGTGTAAGGGGAGTAATGTTACTTGGAACTATCCTTCATACTTAGACACCTTTAAAGACTCCAGACTCAG taTAAAGCAGCTTGACAGGTACGGTCAGCTGATCCTCGCAAACTCCACTGCAGCAGACACAGGTGAATATAGCTGCTGGCTTCAGCTGTGCAATGGTAACAAATGCAGGAAGGATGAGACTAAAACAGGCTCAACATACATCTTTTTCACAG ATAAAGAGGAACTTTTTGTACCTACTCCCAGTTATTTTGAGATTGTATACCTGAACCCAGATAAACCTGCAGTCATCCCATGTCGTGTTACTACTCCTTCAGCAAAAGTAACTCTGCACAGGGAATTTCCAGCAGAAGAAATTGAAACAGATGGAACTAATATTGTTTATGATGTGAAGAAGGGTTTTGTCTACCAGCACCCTACTTCTGATCATAAGGGTATTGTCTACTGCAAAGCAGAGTCGCAGGGAGCACCTCAGATTTCCATCAAGTATCACCTACTGTATGTGGAAG TTCCCAAGGGCCCGCCCTCAACCACAATTTCAGCATCATCCAATAGAGCAGACGTCAGTGACAGCATTCATGTAATCTGCACAGTCCTTGGTGAGCCGGATGTAGATGTGAACTTCAGGTGGCAGTTCCCAGGGCAAGAG TCTGAGAGGCCTGTGATTATCCAAAACTTCTGGAGATTGATAAACAGAGGAATTGGACATACCACAAGAATCTCAAAGAGCATTCTTCTTGTTGAGGGTTTTGAAGCCAGAGATGCTGGAAACTACATTTGTATAGCTCAGAACCTCCAAGGAGAAACAACAGTAGCTACTAAAGTTGAACTAAATTGA
- the PDGFRL gene encoding platelet-derived growth factor receptor-like protein isoform X2: MRLWVLLSLLLLQEMLPHVIGQPVKSKHPKEPGENKIKPVNKKVKPKTSKAKERESADSSLKSQSILTQVMDKGHFQKLAPTLSLSAGQSIELRCKGSNVTWNYPSYLDTFKDSRLSIKQLDRYGQLILANSTAADTGEYSCWLQLCNGNKCRKDETKTGSTYIFFTDKEELFVPTPSYFEIVYLNPDKPAVIPCRVTTPSAKVTLHREFPAEEIETDGTNIVYDVKKGFVYQHPTSDHKGIVYCKAESQGAPQISIKYHLLYVEVPKGPPSTTISASSNRADVSDSIHVICTVLGEPDVDVNFRWQFPGQENYIWIKKQLLPSSWV; this comes from the exons ATGCGGCTCTGGGTGctcctcagcctgctgctgctgcaggaaatgcTGCCGCACG TTATTGGACAGCCTGTGAAGAGTAAGCATCCAAAAGAAcctggggaaaacaaaattaagcctgttaacaaaaaagtaaaacccaaaacttctaaagcaaaggagagagaatCTGCTGACTCCTCTTTGAAGTCCCAGTCCATATTGACACAGGTGATGGATAAAGGTCACTTCCAGAAACTAGCTCCCACTTTAAGCCTGTCTGCAGGACAAAGCATAGAACTGCGGTGTAAGGGGAGTAATGTTACTTGGAACTATCCTTCATACTTAGACACCTTTAAAGACTCCAGACTCAG taTAAAGCAGCTTGACAGGTACGGTCAGCTGATCCTCGCAAACTCCACTGCAGCAGACACAGGTGAATATAGCTGCTGGCTTCAGCTGTGCAATGGTAACAAATGCAGGAAGGATGAGACTAAAACAGGCTCAACATACATCTTTTTCACAG ATAAAGAGGAACTTTTTGTACCTACTCCCAGTTATTTTGAGATTGTATACCTGAACCCAGATAAACCTGCAGTCATCCCATGTCGTGTTACTACTCCTTCAGCAAAAGTAACTCTGCACAGGGAATTTCCAGCAGAAGAAATTGAAACAGATGGAACTAATATTGTTTATGATGTGAAGAAGGGTTTTGTCTACCAGCACCCTACTTCTGATCATAAGGGTATTGTCTACTGCAAAGCAGAGTCGCAGGGAGCACCTCAGATTTCCATCAAGTATCACCTACTGTATGTGGAAG TTCCCAAGGGCCCGCCCTCAACCACAATTTCAGCATCATCCAATAGAGCAGACGTCAGTGACAGCATTCATGTAATCTGCACAGTCCTTGGTGAGCCGGATGTAGATGTGAACTTCAGGTGGCAGTTCCCAGGGCAAGAG AACTACATCTGGATAAAAAAGCAACTGCTGCCCTCATCCTGGGTTTAG
- the PDGFRL gene encoding platelet-derived growth factor receptor-like protein isoform X3, protein MRLWVLLSLLLLQEMLPHVIGQPVKSKHPKEPGENKIKPVNKKVKPKTSKAKERESADSSLKSQSILTQVMDKGHFQKLAPTLSLSAGQSIELRCKGSNVTWNYPSYLDTFKDSRLSIKQLDRYGQLILANSTAADTGEYSCWLQLCNGNKCRKDETKTGSTYIFFTDKEELFVPTPSYFEIVYLNPDKPAVIPCRVTTPSAKVTLHREFPAEEIETDGTNIVYDVKKGFVYQHPTSDHKGIVYCKAESQGAPQISIKYHLLYVEVPKGPPSTTISASSNRADVSDSIHVICTVLGEPDVDVNFRWQFPGQEDTLPI, encoded by the exons ATGCGGCTCTGGGTGctcctcagcctgctgctgctgcaggaaatgcTGCCGCACG TTATTGGACAGCCTGTGAAGAGTAAGCATCCAAAAGAAcctggggaaaacaaaattaagcctgttaacaaaaaagtaaaacccaaaacttctaaagcaaaggagagagaatCTGCTGACTCCTCTTTGAAGTCCCAGTCCATATTGACACAGGTGATGGATAAAGGTCACTTCCAGAAACTAGCTCCCACTTTAAGCCTGTCTGCAGGACAAAGCATAGAACTGCGGTGTAAGGGGAGTAATGTTACTTGGAACTATCCTTCATACTTAGACACCTTTAAAGACTCCAGACTCAG taTAAAGCAGCTTGACAGGTACGGTCAGCTGATCCTCGCAAACTCCACTGCAGCAGACACAGGTGAATATAGCTGCTGGCTTCAGCTGTGCAATGGTAACAAATGCAGGAAGGATGAGACTAAAACAGGCTCAACATACATCTTTTTCACAG ATAAAGAGGAACTTTTTGTACCTACTCCCAGTTATTTTGAGATTGTATACCTGAACCCAGATAAACCTGCAGTCATCCCATGTCGTGTTACTACTCCTTCAGCAAAAGTAACTCTGCACAGGGAATTTCCAGCAGAAGAAATTGAAACAGATGGAACTAATATTGTTTATGATGTGAAGAAGGGTTTTGTCTACCAGCACCCTACTTCTGATCATAAGGGTATTGTCTACTGCAAAGCAGAGTCGCAGGGAGCACCTCAGATTTCCATCAAGTATCACCTACTGTATGTGGAAG TTCCCAAGGGCCCGCCCTCAACCACAATTTCAGCATCATCCAATAGAGCAGACGTCAGTGACAGCATTCATGTAATCTGCACAGTCCTTGGTGAGCCGGATGTAGATGTGAACTTCAGGTGGCAGTTCCCAGGGCAAGAG GATACCTTGCCCATTTGA